A window of Syntrophaceae bacterium genomic DNA:
CGCCTCGGAGGCGATCTTCCACTTGCGGTTCCAGTAGTCCTGGTACTTGACGTCGTAGCCGGCCCGCGCCTTGGGGTCGGAGAGAACCTGATGCGCTTCCACCACCAGGCGGAACCGTTCGGGGTCCGCCGACTCCCGGTTGTCGGGGTGCAGCTTCTTGGCCAGGTGCCGGAAAACGCGCTCCACCGTGTCGGTGTCGGCGTTCGGGCTCAGCTGCAGCAGCTCGTAGTAATCGACGAAGCCCGTGTCGTTCACGAAAAACCCCTTTCCGGGTCGCCCGCGCCGCTCATCGGGGCAGGGTCGCGAACCGGCCCGGCCCCCTTGAGGGCGCACGGCAGACCATCGATGGTTGCGGACGGGGAAAAAGAGCAGCAAACCATGTGCCAAACGCGGCCGGCAGCGCAAGAAATGCACAGGACGGCTTCGAAAACCCGCCGCCCCGGGCCGTCTACACGATCGGCTCGCCTCCGTTGATGCGCTCGTAGGCGCGGATGTAGGCGGCGATCATGTTCTCGAGGCGGTAGCGCTGGCGGGCCTCGCGCATGATCCGCTTGAGCTGGGGCTCGCGGACCTCGGCCGGGCGCCGGTGGAAGCGCACGCTGTTCTCGAGGCCGTACCAGAGCCCGCGGGCGTCGTAGTCCCGGAACAAGAAGCCGTTTCCCACGTCCTGGGGCGCCCCCGCGATCTTGAGGCGCAGCTCGCGGATCTTGTCGTGGTAGCCGCCCGTGTCGCGGTTCGTGGCCGTGGCGCCGAAGATGTTGCCCACCTGGTCGATCTGGCCGCAGGGTTCGTAGAGCGACGCCCCGAAGACGTCGCTCGCGGCGGCATACCCCAGCATGCAGAGCTCCTCGGTGAAGGGCTGGTAAGCGATGCGCCCCCCCGAGGCGTAGGCGATGCGCCCCAGGATCTCCGGGTGGGTCCGGTCGCTGCCCACGCCGTCTCCCACGATGGCGATCTGGACGTCGGGGTGATCCGAGCAGAAGGGCCCTGCCACCTGTTCCAGCAGCTCCACCCCTTTCTGCGTGGGGTCGAGGCGCGAGGGCCAGAACAGCAGGATCGCGTCGGGCTCGACGTTGAGGCCCAGCCGCTTCTGGAACTCGACGCGGTTGATCCGCTTGGCCCTGAGGACGTCATCGTCGGGCCCGTATTTCTCGACGCAGTACTCGCACCGTTCCGGGTACATGTAGGCGGGCGGCGCGTTCATGATCGCGATGGCCGAGCCGTGGAAGTACTTGGCCTTGACCTCGGTCCGCACGCCGGGCGGCACGATGGGCCTGTCCATGAAGTAGTCGTAGACCACCTCCTTGAGGAACTGCTCGCCCACGAAGTTGATCAGGGTGGCGTTCTTGATGGCCGTGGCCTGGCTGTCGACGCAGCGCCTGCCGTATTCCTCCGAGTAGTAGATGTTCTCGGAGAAGTCCTCCATGTCGACGCCGAAGAGCATGTCCAGTGGGATGTGGCCCGTGAAGACGTTGTGGACCGTGTGCAGGACGGGGACCCCGCGGGCCTTGAGGTAGGCGTTGATGATCCCGCCCGCCATCCAGTCGTGGGTGTGGACGATCAGCCTGCCGCCGTGGCGGGCGCTCACGCCCTTGATGACGTTGTTGACGATCTCGCGCTGGAACTCGGCGGCGTTGAGCAGGGGGTTGCCGCCGTAGGCGCTCAGCAGATCGGAAAAGACGCCCGAGCTGACGAGGTGGATCTTCTCGGGGTCGATCCTGTAGCGCATCTCCCGCCACTGCTGCGCGCTGAGCCTGGACTCCCGCTGGAAACGCTTCTTGAGGTTCAGCAGCGCGAGGTGGACGTCGACGCCCCGCTCCGTCAGGCCCTCGCACAGGGCCGAGATGACCTCGCCCTGCCCGCCGCTCTTGCCGGAGATGTACTTGGCGAGCCCACCCAGATCCTCGGGGAGCCGGCCCGTTTCGGGCGTCACGATGAGAACGGCGGGCTTTTCCTTGCGCGTGAGGATCTCGAAGCGGAAGATGGTGACCGTGAGGATGTCGATCTTCCGGGTCAGGATGTGCACGGCGCTGGCAAGCGATGCGCCGTAAGGGTTCGCGTAGCTGCTCAGGGACGTCTCCCGGCCCGTGGGCCGGTGGATGTAAAACAGGTGATCCGCCGCGGTGAGGTGGCGCCAGTGCGTCAGCAGCTCGCCGCCCGCCTTCCTGGCGATGTCCTCCATCTTCTCGATATCCCGGAAGAGGTCGAGCTGGGCGGGGTCGTCGAGCCACCCCCCCGTCTGCGCCTCCATCGAGGCCGCGTCGGCTTGCGGCGCCGGGATCTCGAGGACCGGGCAGCCTTCGGCCTCGACGCTCCGGGCCACTTCCGCCGGCGTGACGACCTCGATGCCCGGGAACTCCGGCAGCGCCTCGGCCAGCCTTCGCCAGAAGTCGTGCATCCCCGGCGCCCCGGCGCCCGGTGAGCCGAGGGTCTCCATGTTGTAGCCGAGAAGGAGGACCCCTTCTGCGCTTGCGGCGATGCGCTCGAGGTACGCCCGGGGCCCGGGTTCGCCCTGCACGGCGTAGGCACCGATCGCATCGCTGAGCTCGCGGTCCCTCGGGATCAGGAGAAGCCTCGACCCGGCGGCCCGGCACACCCCGCCCGCGCCGCCCGTCTCGCACAGCATGGCCGTGTAGCCCATGTCGGCGACGACGGCGGCGATGTCCCGGTTGCAGATCAGGTCCGTGTTGCAGAAGGACGTGGGCCGTGTCCCGAAATGCTTGGCCAGCCGGTCGCGGTGCAGGGAGACCTGGTCCCGGAATTCCTGCTTGCGCGGGTCCTCGAAGAGGCTCACCAGCGAGTGGTAGTGCGTCTCGTCGAGGAACTCGACCCTCGCGCCGTCCCGCCCGGCATCGAGGAGGTCCTGGAGGGCCCTGATGACCTCGCTCTGGTAGAGGTCCGCCTGATCGAGGAAGGTTCCCGAGACACTGACGGCCGCCTTGAAATCGGGGCAGCGCCCGACCAGCTCCGCAAGCGTCCGGATGGCGGGCAGATAGAACCGGGCCGCCTTGTCCGCGAAGAATACCCGGTTCCGCTCGTCCCAGAGGAACTTGTCGCGCTCCGGGTGGAGCAGGCAGGGGTGGTGGAGCTGGAAATAGAAGATCACGGACACCATCGGGCGCTTCATCCTTGCCGGTTGTCGAGCCGCGGGCGGGGACGGCTCAGGGCCGGTCGTTGCCCGGGGCGGCCGCTTCCTTCATCGCTTCCCGCTCGAAGTCGCCGCCGACGGGGGTGCCCCCCACGGGGAAAAAATCGGGATAGTGCCGCTGCATGGCCTCGACGATCCGCTCGAACGGTACGTCGGCAAAGGCCCCGTGGTCCCGCAGGTACTGCATGTGACGCCGGCCCCGGCTGTCGAACTCGTGAAAGAGACAATCCGACGTGCCGTCGAACTCCAGCGGCCTGACGCCGAACTTCTCGCAGAGGCTCATGTTGAAGGTCGGCGTGACCTTGAGCCATCGGCCGTCCAGGAACAGCTCGGAATAGCCGTGGTAAACGAATTCGTCGGTTTTCATGAGCCGGCGGAGCCTCTCCGTGCTCAGGTGGTTCTTCACGTCGGCAAACCCCACCCGCGCGGGAATCCCGGTCGCGCGGGCGACGGCGGCCAGGGCGATGGCCTTCGCCACGCAGTAGCCGCGTCTCTTGCCGATGATCACGCTGGCCTTGAAGGCGTCGGGCACGAGCTCGATGTTGTAGGGGTCGTAAATGAGTTCATCGCGGACGGCGCGGAAGAGGCTCACGGCCCTCTCCGCTGCCGTTTGTCCCCTTGCCCGGGTCCGGGCGAAGTCGACGACGGTGCCGGATGCCGAATCGATGTAGAACGTCGGCTGAAGAAAGGGACGGAGATCTTCCGGAGCCTGCGCTTCCATGCGAACCCCCTGTGCTCTCCTTGTTCCTTCCCGGAAGGGAAGTCTTGGTTGACGGGGCATGTCCCTCGGTCTTGCCCGCGGCGTTCGGGCTCCCGACTCCCGGCCGGCGGCTGCCATGCCCGAAGGCCCCGGCGAGACCGCCACAGGCAAGATAACGCAGTTCGGAAATCCATTCAAGGGTTTAAACATCCGGAGGGGCGGGGGACCAACGGGTAAAAGGCAAGAAAAAGCCTGCCTCGAGCGAGACAGGCCGTTGAAAGGGGGTTATGTGTTACGGATACATGATGGCTTCATTCATGGAAGGGAGCGTCGTCGGTCCCCTCCATGAACGAATAGGAGAGAGGTAGATGACAGAGAGAGTACGGTTGCCGTCCTGGGGACGGGTTCTTTCTTTTCGGTCCCTGCCGCCCTCTTCCGGTTTTTGGATTCATTCATGGAGGGGAGCGTCGTTGGTCCCCTCCATGAACGAATAGGAGAGAGGTAGATGACAGAGAGAGTACGGTTGCCGTCCTGGGGACGGGTTCTTTCTTTTCGGTCCCTGCCGCCTCTTCCGGTTTTGGATTCATTCATGGAGGGGAGCGTCGTTGGTCCCCTCCATGAACGAATAGGAGAGAGGTAGATGACAGAGAGAGTACGGTTGCCGTCCTGGGGACGGGTTCTTTCTTTTCGGTCCCTGCCGCCCTCTTCCGGTTTGGATTCATTCATGGAGGGGAGCGTCGTTGGTCCCCTCCATGAACGAATAGGAGAGAGGTAGATGACAGAGAGAGTACGGTTGCCGTCCTGGGGACGGGTTCTTTCTTTTCGGTCCCTGCCGCCCTCCTCCGGTTTTGGATTCATTCATGGAGGGGAGCGTCGTTGGTCCCCTCCATGAACGAATAGGAGAGAGGTAGATGACAGAGAGAGTTCTATCTGTGCCCGCAGGCTTTTTTTCAAGAGCGGCCCTCGGCCTTGGACTTGCCGAGGAGCTTTTCGTAGTAGAAACGGTTTTCCGTCGAACCCGACATCAGTCGCGGCTTCCTCGCATTGCGGATCTGACGGTCGAACCAGAACCTGAAATTCACTGTGGAAGCCTTTTTGCTGTTCATGGTGTCTTTCTTGCCTCGATTCCCTGAACTTGGTTAGGCGCTTTATACCCCATGGAAACGCCTCGTTGAATCGGAGCAAGTCTGATTTTCCTGTCAGAGAGACACCTACAATCGAGTCCAAATTCATCTTACATAATGGCAGATTGTTCCTCTGTGCGGAACAATCTGCATTCAATTTATACACTCTCATTCGAAAAAGCAAGGGGTATGACGGAAAAAATTCTACGGATGGGAAAGTCGAATCAGTCCTGCCGTCCTGCGGGCATGAGGGTCCGCAGGACATCCTCTTTGCCGATCACGCCCACGAGGCGGCCCTGATCGAGCACCGGCAGGGTGTGGATGTTGTTGTTGACCATGAGGGTGGCGATGTCCTCCAGGGCCGCGTCCGGGTCGATCGTGATCGGGTCAGGCGTCATGGCCTGCGCCACCGTGGTGGCCACGATCTTGGCCATCTCCTTTTCGAGGCTCCTGTAGGATGTCAGGGGGATGAGGCCGTCGAAAAGGGTGAACAGGGAGGGAAGGGGAAATTTCTTTTGCTGAACGATGAGATCGTCCTGGCAGATGATCCCGACGAGCCGCCCCTTGTCGTCGACAACGGGCAACCCGTTGAAATGGTTTTCCAGTAAAATCTTGGCCGCCTGCGTGATCTCCGTGTCGGGGGTGACGGTGATCACATTTTTCGTCATGATGTCGCGGGCCTTGAGCATGGCCATATGCCTCCCTGCTGCCGCAGCGCGACGGGGCCGTCGCGTGCGTCCTCAAGTTGGATGGGTTCTCTGCCGATAAAGTGGACAGGGACAGCGGTTGGATCCGGTGCCGGGCCGTCACGGAAAACAGGGACCCGACCCTCCCGGACGGACCCGGGACCGCTTCAAGCCCTGATCCGCTGGCAGCGTTTCAATCTTCTCCTTTCTTCCTTTCACCTTCCCCCCGGGCCGCACCACCCGGGGGGACCTTTTCGTGGCCCGTCTCAGGCCCTGCTTCTGCGGATCACCAGGCGGCAGCACCCGATGATGTTGTCGGGCGTGTAGAGGGCCAGCTCGTCCCGGTAATAGCGCGGGTACAGGTCCCGGACGATCGCGTCCTCGTCGCGGGGGTCGTTGCGGATCTCCTCGCAGAGGGCACGGGCGGCTTCCCGGGCCTCCTGGATGGCCTTGCGGGCGTCCTCGCCCACAAGCGGCCCCTGATGCGCGAGGCAGAGGATCCGGGGCTCGAGCGCTTCCAACCGGTCGATCGTGGCCATGTAGTCCGCATAGCCCGTGAAGAAGATCGGGAAGAACCCGATGCGGGGGATGCGGAAACCCAGGCTGTCGGAGCACATCAGGGCTCCCAGGGCCGGCGCGTGCACGAGGATGTTGCCGATCGCGTGACCGCGGACGTGGAGGAATCGAAGGACCAGGCCGCCCAGGTCCAGCGTGTCGCCGTCTGCGGCCACCGCGGCGCTTTCCACGGAAGGCGGCCGTTCGATCGGGGGCCGCCCGGGCCTGAACCCCTTAGACGCCAGGAACTCCGACATGAAGCGGTCCTCGGCCACGATCGCCGCCGCCGTCTTGGGGTGGGCGAGGAATTCCCTCGCGCCGGGCCCAATCACGACGCGGGCCTCGGGGTAGCGCTCCTGCAGGGCGGACAGACCGCTGATGTGGTCCCCGTGCGGATGGGTGACGATGAGGTGGTCCGGCCTCACCCCGAGCGCGTCCATCTGCGCGAAGACCATGTCGGCCGTGGCCGAGATGCCCGTCTCCACGAGGGCCGACGCCGCCTCTCCCCGAAGCAGGTACAGGTTGAAAAAGGAATTGCCCAGCACCCAGAGCCCGTCGGCCAGGCGCAGCGGATAGCCCGCGGCAGTCGGCTGATGTTCCATGGCCTGCGGATCAGCCGCCCTCGTAGCCCTTGAAGCTGCGCAGGGAGACCGATTTCTCCGGGTATTGGTAGACTTCGTACTCGGTTTTCTTGCCCAGGAGCTTGTCGATCTGTTCCTGCAGCGCCGCGCGCTCCTTGCTGGCGAGCCACCTCTTCCAGTCGTCCAGTGTCTGCCAGGTGCTGATGACGAGATACTCGTCGGGGTTGTCGGCGCTGCGCAGCGTCTCCCCGGAGATGTATCCGGGCTGACGGGACGCAAGCGTCCGGAGTTGCGTGATGAGATCCAGAAGAGCCGCTTCCTTGTCCTGCGTGACCCTGCGTTTGATGAGCACTTTGACGAGCATGTTCACGCCTCCTCTTTTGGATTTCCTGCGCAGTTTCATCATAGTCCCGATGGGGCCGAACTTCAACGAAAAAGTCCCCGTCCCGCCGGGTCGCTCAATCCTGTTGACAAATCGGGCCGAGAATGTTTTTTTAACCGCAATGGATACGCATTGTCCCGGCGAGCCGTATCCGGTGTGAAGGGCCGGTTCCGCCGGTTTTTTTACTTCCGCGCCCGGGCAAAGAAAGAACCGATGGCAGCCGACGACCTCTCCCGCCTCAAGATCGACAAGTCTGCGAAGACCGTGCGGCCGCGCCTGCAAAGAAAGCCGATGCTTGTCGTCGGCGCGGCTCTCCTGTTGCTGGCGGCCGCCCTGTACGGGATGGGGGTTTTCAGCGCCGCCCAGCCCGTGGACGTGGCCACGGTGGGCCAGACCTACCCCTCGCAGTCCTTCACGGTCCTCAACGCGAGCGGTTACGTGGTGGCCCAGCGCAAGGCCGCCGTCGCCTCGAAGATCACGGCCCAGCTCCTGGAGATCCACGTCGAGGAGGGCAGCCGCGTGAAGAAGGGCGACATCATCGCGAGGCTCGAGGGCGCCGACGCCGCCGCGGCAAGGGACCAGGCCCGGGCAAACCTGAGTGTGGCCCGCTACAGTCTGGACCAGGCCCGGGCGGAGCTGGCGGACGCGCGGGTTTCCTACGAGAGGGAAAAGGGGCTCCTGGCCCGGGAATACACGACGAAGGCCGCCTTTGACGCGGCCGAGGCCCGGTTCCGCAAGGCCGAGGCCGGCGTCGCGGGGGCCGAGTCCGCCGTGAAGGCCGCCGAGGCGGCCCTCGAGGCGGCGACGGTGAATCTGGAGTACACGCTCATCCGCGCCCCCTTCGATGCCGTCGTGCTCACGAAGAACGCCGACGTCGGGGACATCGTGACGCCTCTGGGCGCGGCCGCGAATGCCAAGGCCGCCGTCGTCACCATCGCCGACATGCAGTCGCTGCAGGTCGAGGCCGACGTGTCGGAGTCCAGCCTCGAGCAGGTCAAGGTCGGCCAGCCCAGCGAGATCCAGCTCGACGCCCTGCCGGACAAGCGGTTCCGCGGCGTGGTGCACATGATCATCCCGACGGCGGACCGGACGAAGGCCACGGTGATGGTGAAGGTCCGCTTCGTCGAGACGGATCCCCGGATTCTCCCGGAGATGAGCGCCAAGGTCGCTTTCCTGTCGAGGCCCGTGGGGGCCGGAGAGGAGAGCCCCCGCACGACGATCAACCCCGCAGCGCTGGCGAGCCGCAACGGCAGGACGGTCGCCTTCGTCATCCGGGAGGGCCGGGTGCAGGAGCAGGAGGTCACGACGGGCGAAAAGCTGGGCGATCTGCTCATCGTCACGGGCGGCCTCAAGCCCGGCGACCGGGTCGTCCTCAACCCGCCCAAGGGCCTCAAGACCGGCAGCCGGGTGAAGCAGGCGGAGAAGTAAAGGACAGAAGTTACGAAGCGCGGAAGTTATGAAGCTGGGAGAAGCATGCCGTCGGCGCCTTACGGCAGACCCTTCCGAACTTCTCAGCTTCCCAACTTCACAGCTTCCGGATTGAAGAGGAGGGCCATGCCCGAGTCGACCTCGATCTGTGACGAACACGGCCCGGCCCCCGTGCTGGAGAACCAGCCGGTCATCGTCGCGGTGCGCAACGTCAGCAAGTCCTACCAGCGCGGCAGCCACGTCATCCCCGTGCTGCGGGAGATCGATTTCGACATCCGCGAGGGCGAGTTCCTCGCGCTGATGGGCCCCTCGGGATCGGGCAAGAGCACGCTGCTGAACCTCATCGCCGGGATCGACAAGGCCGACAGCGGCTCGATCGTCGTCGGCGGCGTCGACATCACGGCCCTCGACGAGACGGAGCTGGCCCGCTGGCGCGCCACCCACGTGGGGTTCATCTTCCAGTTCTACAACCTCATCCCCGTGCTCACGGCCTTCGAGAACGTGGAGCTTCCCCTGCAGCTCACGGGCCTGAGCCGCGCCGAGCGCCGCGAGCATGTCGAGACGGCCCTTCGCGTGGTGAACCTCGCGCACCGGATGGATCACTACCCCTCGCAGCTCTCCGGCGGCGAGCAGCAGCGGGTGGCGATCGCCCGGGCCATCGTCACGGACCCCACGATCCTGGTGGCCGACGAGCCCACGGGGGACCTCGACCGCGCCTCGGCGCGGGAGATCATGGCCCTCATGTGCCGGCTGAGCCGCGAGTCGGGCAAGACGATCATCATGGTGACCCACGATCCCAAGGCCGCCGAGGCGGCCCAGGTGATCCTCCGCCTCGACAAGGGCTCCCTGAACCATGGGCCTGCTTAAGCTTTTCCTCCGCAACGCCTTCCGTCACAAGCTGCGGACGGGGCTCACGGTCCTGGGCATCACCATCGCCATCCTCGCCTTCGGGATGCTGCGGACCATGGTCAACGCCTGGTACGCGGGCGTCGAGGCCTCGTCGGCCAACCGGCTCGTGATCCGCAACGCCATCTCCCTCGTCTTTCCCCTTCCGCTGGCCTACAAGGACAAGATCCGCCAGGTGAGCGGCGTGACCCTCGTCTCCTGGGGCAACTGGTTCGGCGGCGTCTACATCGAGGAGAAGAACTTCTTCCCCAACTTCGCCGTCGACCCCCGCAGCTTCCTGGCCCTGTACCCGGAGTACCTCATCCCGGACCCGCAGAAGGCTGCTTTTTTCGGCGACCGCAAGGGCGCCGTGGTGGGTAAGAAACTCGCCGACAAGTTCGGCTGGAAGGTCGGCGACACGGTCACCCTCAAGGGCACGATCTTCCCCGGCAACTGGGAGTTCACCGTCCGGGGCATCTACCGGGGCAAGGACCGCAGCGTCGACGAGACCCAGTTCTTCTTTCACTGGGAATACCTCGACGAGACGATGAAGAAGACGGCCCCCCGGCGCGCCGGCCAAGTGGGGTACTACATCATCGGGATCGCGAACCCCAACCTCGCGGGCGAAGTGAGCGCGGCCATCGACGCCGCCTTCAAGAATTCGCTCGCCGAGACCCTCACGGAGACGGAGAAGGCCTTCCAGATGAGCTTCGTCTCCATGACCGAGGCGATCCTCATCGCCATCCAGCTCGTCTCCATCGTGATCATCGTCATCATCATGGCCGTCGTCGCCAACACGATGGCCATGACGGCCCGCGAGCGGATCGGGGAGTACGCCGTGTTCAAGACCCTCGGGTTCGGGGGCTGGTTCATCGCGGGGCTCATCTTCGGGGAGTCCCTCTTCATCAGCCTCCTGGGGACGGCGATCGGGATCGGGCTCACGTTCCCGGCGGCGGAGGCCTTCGCCGACTACCTGGGGACCTACTTCCCCATCTTCTTCGTGGAGAGGGAGACGGTCCTCATGGACCTCGCCGCCGGGGTGCTCGTGGGGGTGGTGGCGGCCCTGTTCCCCACGTGGCGGGCCGTCAACATCCGCATTGCCGAAGGCCTGCGGAGGATCGGGTAAGGACCGGAAGAGCGGAAGCGAGGAAGAGCACAAGAGC
This region includes:
- a CDS encoding antibiotic biosynthesis monooxygenase codes for the protein MLVKVLIKRRVTQDKEAALLDLITQLRTLASRQPGYISGETLRSADNPDEYLVISTWQTLDDWKRWLASKERAALQEQIDKLLGKKTEYEVYQYPEKSVSLRSFKGYEGG
- a CDS encoding transglutaminase family protein; the encoded protein is MEAQAPEDLRPFLQPTFYIDSASGTVVDFARTRARGQTAAERAVSLFRAVRDELIYDPYNIELVPDAFKASVIIGKRRGYCVAKAIALAAVARATGIPARVGFADVKNHLSTERLRRLMKTDEFVYHGYSELFLDGRWLKVTPTFNMSLCEKFGVRPLEFDGTSDCLFHEFDSRGRRHMQYLRDHGAFADVPFERIVEAMQRHYPDFFPVGGTPVGGDFEREAMKEAAAPGNDRP
- a CDS encoding glycosyltransferase, yielding MVSVIFYFQLHHPCLLHPERDKFLWDERNRVFFADKAARFYLPAIRTLAELVGRCPDFKAAVSVSGTFLDQADLYQSEVIRALQDLLDAGRDGARVEFLDETHYHSLVSLFEDPRKQEFRDQVSLHRDRLAKHFGTRPTSFCNTDLICNRDIAAVVADMGYTAMLCETGGAGGVCRAAGSRLLLIPRDRELSDAIGAYAVQGEPGPRAYLERIAASAEGVLLLGYNMETLGSPGAGAPGMHDFWRRLAEALPEFPGIEVVTPAEVARSVEAEGCPVLEIPAPQADAASMEAQTGGWLDDPAQLDLFRDIEKMEDIARKAGGELLTHWRHLTAADHLFYIHRPTGRETSLSSYANPYGASLASAVHILTRKIDILTVTIFRFEILTRKEKPAVLIVTPETGRLPEDLGGLAKYISGKSGGQGEVISALCEGLTERGVDVHLALLNLKKRFQRESRLSAQQWREMRYRIDPEKIHLVSSGVFSDLLSAYGGNPLLNAAEFQREIVNNVIKGVSARHGGRLIVHTHDWMAGGIINAYLKARGVPVLHTVHNVFTGHIPLDMLFGVDMEDFSENIYYSEEYGRRCVDSQATAIKNATLINFVGEQFLKEVVYDYFMDRPIVPPGVRTEVKAKYFHGSAIAIMNAPPAYMYPERCEYCVEKYGPDDDVLRAKRINRVEFQKRLGLNVEPDAILLFWPSRLDPTQKGVELLEQVAGPFCSDHPDVQIAIVGDGVGSDRTHPEILGRIAYASGGRIAYQPFTEELCMLGYAAASDVFGASLYEPCGQIDQVGNIFGATATNRDTGGYHDKIRELRLKIAGAPQDVGNGFLFRDYDARGLWYGLENSVRFHRRPAEVREPQLKRIMREARQRYRLENMIAAYIRAYERINGGEPIV
- a CDS encoding efflux RND transporter periplasmic adaptor subunit, translating into MAADDLSRLKIDKSAKTVRPRLQRKPMLVVGAALLLLAAALYGMGVFSAAQPVDVATVGQTYPSQSFTVLNASGYVVAQRKAAVASKITAQLLEIHVEEGSRVKKGDIIARLEGADAAAARDQARANLSVARYSLDQARAELADARVSYEREKGLLAREYTTKAAFDAAEARFRKAEAGVAGAESAVKAAEAALEAATVNLEYTLIRAPFDAVVLTKNADVGDIVTPLGAAANAKAAVVTIADMQSLQVEADVSESSLEQVKVGQPSEIQLDALPDKRFRGVVHMIIPTADRTKATVMVKVRFVETDPRILPEMSAKVAFLSRPVGAGEESPRTTINPAALASRNGRTVAFVIREGRVQEQEVTTGEKLGDLLIVTGGLKPGDRVVLNPPKGLKTGSRVKQAEK
- a CDS encoding FtsX-like permease family protein codes for the protein MGLLKLFLRNAFRHKLRTGLTVLGITIAILAFGMLRTMVNAWYAGVEASSANRLVIRNAISLVFPLPLAYKDKIRQVSGVTLVSWGNWFGGVYIEEKNFFPNFAVDPRSFLALYPEYLIPDPQKAAFFGDRKGAVVGKKLADKFGWKVGDTVTLKGTIFPGNWEFTVRGIYRGKDRSVDETQFFFHWEYLDETMKKTAPRRAGQVGYYIIGIANPNLAGEVSAAIDAAFKNSLAETLTETEKAFQMSFVSMTEAILIAIQLVSIVIIVIIMAVVANTMAMTARERIGEYAVFKTLGFGGWFIAGLIFGESLFISLLGTAIGIGLTFPAAEAFADYLGTYFPIFFVERETVLMDLAAGVLVGVVAALFPTWRAVNIRIAEGLRRIG
- a CDS encoding ABC transporter ATP-binding protein is translated as MPESTSICDEHGPAPVLENQPVIVAVRNVSKSYQRGSHVIPVLREIDFDIREGEFLALMGPSGSGKSTLLNLIAGIDKADSGSIVVGGVDITALDETELARWRATHVGFIFQFYNLIPVLTAFENVELPLQLTGLSRAERREHVETALRVVNLAHRMDHYPSQLSGGEQQRVAIARAIVTDPTILVADEPTGDLDRASAREIMALMCRLSRESGKTIIMVTHDPKAAEAAQVILRLDKGSLNHGPA
- a CDS encoding MBL fold metallo-hydrolase encodes the protein MEHQPTAAGYPLRLADGLWVLGNSFFNLYLLRGEAASALVETGISATADMVFAQMDALGVRPDHLIVTHPHGDHISGLSALQERYPEARVVIGPGAREFLAHPKTAAAIVAEDRFMSEFLASKGFRPGRPPIERPPSVESAAVAADGDTLDLGGLVLRFLHVRGHAIGNILVHAPALGALMCSDSLGFRIPRIGFFPIFFTGYADYMATIDRLEALEPRILCLAHQGPLVGEDARKAIQEAREAARALCEEIRNDPRDEDAIVRDLYPRYYRDELALYTPDNIIGCCRLVIRRSRA
- a CDS encoding CBS domain-containing protein is translated as MLKARDIMTKNVITVTPDTEITQAAKILLENHFNGLPVVDDKGRLVGIICQDDLIVQQKKFPLPSLFTLFDGLIPLTSYRSLEKEMAKIVATTVAQAMTPDPITIDPDAALEDIATLMVNNNIHTLPVLDQGRLVGVIGKEDVLRTLMPAGRQD